A DNA window from Enterobacter asburiae contains the following coding sequences:
- a CDS encoding 4Fe-4S dicluster domain-containing protein, translating to MNRFIMADAEKCIGCRTCEVACAVSHQDAVSANAFSPRLRVVKGSSYTTAVGCHQCEDAPCANVCPTHAISRTAGAWLVEQTRCIGCKSCVVACPYGAMQVRLEGNKAQALKCDLCLHREGGPACVEACPTHALRCVDPARIRAEKLTAFY from the coding sequence ATGAACCGATTTATCATGGCGGATGCGGAAAAATGCATTGGGTGCCGCACCTGCGAAGTGGCCTGCGCGGTGTCGCATCAGGACGCCGTCTCCGCTAATGCCTTTTCGCCCCGCCTTCGGGTGGTTAAGGGAAGTTCATACACTACGGCAGTGGGTTGCCATCAGTGCGAGGACGCGCCGTGTGCTAACGTCTGTCCAACCCATGCCATCAGCCGTACGGCGGGAGCCTGGCTCGTTGAGCAGACGCGCTGCATTGGGTGCAAAAGCTGTGTGGTGGCGTGTCCGTACGGGGCGATGCAGGTGCGCCTGGAGGGAAATAAGGCGCAGGCGCTGAAATGTGATTTATGCCTGCATCGCGAAGGCGGACCGGCCTGCGTGGAGGCCTGTCCAACCCACGCGTTACGCTGCGTTGACCCTGCCAGGATTCGGGCTGAAAAGCTTACTGCATTTTATTGA
- a CDS encoding ShlB/FhaC/HecB family hemolysin secretion/activation protein → MKNHFLFSLTGLVVLSMARADTLPSIINPDNPAQVSRNVAPEQTETVPQPKVKIEKPQSTLTPETPITIHHIQFIGGTRYPLQELLKPFRPYAGKTVPLKTLTGLVNDITARYKADGFPLSYAWLPDNNFQQGNIKIVLVEGYVAHSDITSNNPNIAARLKRLSEKIMAEKPLSQDTFDRYSQLMTRTPNVPVTANAQLPTNIYGAAAMQITGNEERSWNIASTIDTRKGQDVMMLNGTLSNLTSYGDQLGVATLIPLDSNTRKNYVGLNWQQFLNDEGLTMQIKGSYYRENPRDFSPLLTLPNNIQVDSKQKTTQYNGGVTFGYPLLLTQKSQINLTSGFDYTDRQDDYALQARLQGKTYSLDSVNQHARYPALEVGINGAHQFTTASISGRLNVRQGIDAMGADIVSVPKPDINFTLTKSYLDAAWLFADKWRLSTSWEGDWSNNTLPEPERVSFGAQRFGRGYQDSEASGDYGYGGQVELRYIKMRKESTWLATIQPYILADTAQTWFNTSGLPHQRLGSVAAGVMIGDTRHYSVTVEAARPVGDVPTDSRNRDWRYSLTFTWNFNKMQ, encoded by the coding sequence ATGAAAAACCATTTCCTTTTTTCGCTGACGGGGCTGGTTGTGTTGAGCATGGCCCGCGCCGATACACTGCCCTCTATTATTAACCCTGATAACCCGGCGCAAGTTTCTCGTAACGTTGCCCCAGAACAGACTGAGACCGTCCCACAGCCGAAAGTCAAAATAGAAAAACCGCAGTCAACGCTGACGCCTGAAACGCCCATTACCATTCATCACATTCAGTTTATTGGCGGCACGCGTTATCCCTTGCAGGAATTACTTAAACCCTTCAGGCCTTACGCCGGAAAAACCGTGCCGCTAAAAACGCTTACGGGGCTGGTAAATGATATTACGGCGCGCTACAAGGCCGACGGTTTTCCGCTCTCCTATGCCTGGCTGCCCGATAATAATTTCCAGCAGGGAAATATTAAAATTGTCCTGGTCGAAGGGTACGTGGCGCACAGCGACATAACCAGTAACAACCCCAATATCGCCGCGCGCCTTAAACGCTTGTCAGAAAAAATCATGGCGGAAAAACCGCTGTCTCAGGATACGTTCGATCGATATAGCCAGCTGATGACCCGCACCCCGAACGTTCCGGTCACGGCCAACGCGCAGCTGCCAACCAATATCTATGGCGCGGCGGCGATGCAGATAACCGGCAATGAGGAGCGGAGCTGGAATATCGCCTCCACGATCGACACCCGTAAAGGGCAAGATGTAATGATGCTGAACGGAACGCTCAGCAACCTGACAAGCTATGGCGATCAGCTTGGCGTGGCTACGCTTATACCGTTAGATAGCAACACGCGAAAAAACTATGTGGGTCTGAACTGGCAGCAGTTTTTAAACGATGAAGGGCTGACGATGCAGATCAAAGGCAGCTATTACCGTGAAAATCCGCGGGATTTTTCCCCCCTGCTCACTTTGCCCAATAATATTCAGGTCGATTCGAAGCAAAAAACCACGCAATACAACGGCGGCGTGACGTTTGGCTATCCATTGCTGCTGACGCAAAAATCACAAATTAATCTGACCAGCGGTTTTGATTATACCGACCGCCAGGATGACTATGCCCTGCAGGCCAGACTGCAGGGCAAAACCTACAGTCTGGACTCCGTCAACCAACACGCGCGTTATCCGGCGCTGGAAGTGGGTATCAATGGTGCGCATCAATTCACAACCGCCAGCATCAGCGGCAGACTCAACGTACGACAGGGTATTGATGCGATGGGTGCCGATATCGTCTCAGTCCCTAAACCCGATATTAATTTTACGCTCACAAAAAGCTATCTGGACGCTGCCTGGCTGTTTGCCGACAAATGGCGGCTATCAACATCATGGGAGGGAGACTGGTCAAATAACACGTTGCCAGAGCCCGAACGCGTTAGCTTCGGTGCCCAGCGCTTTGGCCGTGGATATCAGGACAGTGAAGCAAGCGGTGATTACGGCTATGGCGGGCAGGTAGAACTGCGCTATATCAAGATGCGAAAAGAGAGTACCTGGCTTGCCACCATCCAGCCCTATATCCTGGCCGATACCGCGCAAACCTGGTTTAACACGTCCGGTTTGCCTCATCAACGGCTCGGGTCAGTGGCTGCCGGGGTGATGATAGGCGATACGCGCCACTATAGCGTCACTGTGGAGGCGGCACGACCCGTCGGGGATGTTCCGACAGACAGTCGCAACAGGGACTGGCGCTACAGTCTGACGTTCACGTGGAATTTCAATAAAATGCAGTAA